One Yimella lutea DNA window includes the following coding sequences:
- the secY gene encoding preprotein translocase subunit SecY: MLSAFGRAFTTPDLRKKILFTLAIMALFRLGSHVPTPGISYQLLQACQSAASGQQSLLGLANLFSGGALLQFSVFALGIMPYITASIIVQLLTVVIPRFEELKKEGQSGQTKMTQYTRYLTIGLALLQSSTLVTGAANAPYRLIGGTADTCSTITTDKSLPTLIIMVLVLTAGTGLVMWLGEQVTERGVGNGMSLLILVAVAAAVPGSVWAIKDQGWGKFILVCLLGMAITVAVVFVENCQRRIPVQYAKRMIGRRSYGGTSTYIPLKVNMANVIPIIFSSSLLSLPVMLATFADQTKGWGLWVNEHLARGDHWLYMAIYTLLNIFFTFFYVSITYQPDDVANNLKQGGSFIPGIRAGSATAKYIGYVLNRITAVGALYIAVLALIPLVALALVNANQNFPFGGASIIILVGVGLETVKQIDSKLQQHHYEGFLR; this comes from the coding sequence TTGCTTTCTGCCTTCGGACGGGCGTTCACAACGCCCGACCTGCGCAAGAAGATCCTGTTCACGCTGGCGATCATGGCGTTGTTCCGACTCGGCTCGCACGTGCCGACCCCGGGCATCTCCTACCAGTTGCTGCAGGCCTGTCAGTCCGCGGCGAGCGGTCAGCAGAGCCTGCTGGGCCTGGCCAACCTGTTCAGCGGTGGCGCCCTGTTGCAGTTCTCGGTGTTCGCGCTCGGCATCATGCCGTACATCACCGCGAGCATCATCGTGCAGCTGTTGACGGTGGTCATCCCGCGTTTCGAGGAACTGAAGAAGGAAGGCCAGTCCGGTCAGACCAAGATGACGCAGTACACGCGTTATCTGACCATCGGCCTGGCCCTGCTGCAGTCCTCGACGCTGGTCACCGGCGCGGCGAACGCCCCCTATCGACTCATCGGCGGAACGGCCGACACCTGTTCCACCATCACCACCGACAAGAGTCTGCCGACGCTGATCATCATGGTGCTCGTGCTGACCGCCGGTACCGGTCTGGTCATGTGGCTGGGTGAGCAGGTCACCGAGCGCGGTGTCGGAAACGGTATGTCGCTGCTGATCCTGGTGGCTGTCGCTGCCGCCGTCCCCGGCTCCGTCTGGGCTATCAAGGACCAGGGCTGGGGCAAGTTCATCCTCGTCTGCCTGCTGGGTATGGCGATCACCGTGGCCGTCGTGTTCGTGGAGAACTGTCAGCGCCGTATCCCGGTGCAGTACGCCAAGCGGATGATCGGACGCCGTTCGTACGGTGGCACATCCACCTACATCCCGCTCAAGGTCAACATGGCCAACGTGATCCCGATCATCTTCTCCAGCTCGTTGCTGTCGTTGCCGGTCATGCTCGCGACCTTCGCCGACCAGACCAAAGGCTGGGGGCTGTGGGTCAACGAACACCTGGCCCGCGGTGACCACTGGTTGTACATGGCGATCTACACGCTGTTGAACATCTTCTTCACGTTCTTCTACGTCTCGATCACCTATCAGCCCGACGACGTCGCCAACAACCTCAAGCAGGGTGGCTCGTTCATCCCGGGCATCCGCGCCGGCTCGGCGACCGCGAAGTACATCGGCTACGTGCTGAACCGCATCACCGCGGTCGGTGCGCTCTACATCGCCGTCCTCGCGCTGATCCCGCTGGTCGCGCTGGCGCTGGTCAACGCCAACCAGAACTTCCCGTTCGGTGGCGCCTCGATCATCATCCTCGTGGGTGTCGGTCTGGAGACGGTCAAGCAGATCGACTCCAAGCTGCAGCAGCATCACTACGAAGGTTTCCTGCGATAG
- a CDS encoding NAD(P)/FAD-dependent oxidoreductase: protein MGEHTGRKPRVVVLGGGFGGLSTVRALRKVDVDVILIDRHTYNTFQPLLYQVATATLNPGDVTWFLRAVREHNPRVRFINGDVETIDHGARQVKLEGGESVDFDHLVIATGVTANFFGIPGADEHALPLYTRAQALEVRDRLFTGLEYAAAHRKGEDVRVVVVGGGATGVETAGALAELRNNDMPVTYPELERSRTHVTLIEMAPHLLAAFGEKSRDYARRSLEKRDVDLRLNTTVKQVRSDGVVVNDGEFIPAGVVIWASGIKAPDEVANWGVPQGRGGRIEVDDHLRVKGLKNVFAVGDISVEDGDRALPQLAQPALQGGAYVAKLIRNEMNGEQTAPFEYKDKGILATIGRSSAVAEATNLPRMQGFPAWVVWTGVHVFTLLGVRNRAAAMVNLGARYLFWHRSHNAIVGDTPTAQTLRPEQMQHLMAEGDASPVAIEGDGTPAALADRGETGPHS from the coding sequence ATGGGTGAGCACACTGGTCGTAAGCCGCGCGTCGTCGTCCTCGGTGGTGGGTTCGGAGGTCTGTCGACCGTCCGGGCACTGCGCAAGGTGGATGTCGATGTCATCCTCATTGACCGGCACACGTACAACACCTTTCAGCCGTTGCTGTACCAGGTGGCCACCGCCACCCTGAACCCCGGCGATGTCACGTGGTTCCTGCGTGCGGTGCGCGAGCACAATCCGCGGGTCCGGTTCATCAACGGCGACGTCGAGACGATCGACCACGGCGCCCGACAGGTCAAGCTTGAGGGCGGGGAGTCCGTCGACTTCGACCACCTGGTGATCGCCACCGGCGTGACCGCGAACTTCTTCGGCATCCCCGGCGCCGACGAGCACGCACTGCCGCTCTACACCCGCGCGCAGGCGCTCGAGGTGCGTGATCGTCTGTTCACCGGGCTGGAGTACGCCGCCGCGCACCGCAAGGGCGAGGACGTCCGGGTCGTGGTGGTCGGTGGGGGAGCGACCGGTGTGGAGACCGCCGGCGCGTTGGCCGAACTGCGCAACAACGACATGCCGGTGACCTACCCCGAGCTCGAACGCAGCCGCACGCACGTGACGCTGATCGAGATGGCGCCGCACCTACTGGCTGCGTTCGGCGAGAAGAGCCGCGACTACGCGCGCCGTTCGCTGGAGAAGCGTGACGTCGACCTGCGCCTCAACACCACGGTGAAGCAGGTGCGCAGCGACGGCGTCGTCGTGAACGACGGCGAGTTCATCCCGGCCGGTGTGGTCATCTGGGCCAGCGGGATCAAGGCGCCGGACGAGGTGGCGAACTGGGGCGTGCCGCAGGGGCGGGGCGGACGCATCGAGGTCGACGACCACCTGCGGGTCAAGGGACTGAAGAACGTGTTCGCGGTCGGAGACATCTCGGTCGAGGACGGCGACCGCGCGTTGCCGCAGCTCGCGCAGCCCGCGCTCCAGGGCGGCGCGTACGTCGCCAAACTGATCCGCAACGAGATGAACGGTGAGCAGACCGCCCCGTTCGAGTACAAGGACAAGGGCATCCTGGCCACCATCGGACGCAGTTCCGCAGTGGCCGAAGCGACGAATCTGCCTCGGATGCAAGGCTTTCCGGCGTGGGTGGTGTGGACCGGAGTGCACGTGTTCACGCTCCTCGGGGTCCGCAACCGCGCTGCCGCGATGGTCAACCTCGGCGCGCGCTACCTGTTCTGGCACCGCAGCCACAACGCGATCGTCGGCGACACCCCGACCGCGCAGACGCTGCGTCCGGAGCAGATGCAGCACCTCATGGCAGAGGGTGACGCCTCGCCGGTGGCCATCGAGGGCGACGGTACGCCGGCTGCACTGGCCGATCGCGGCGAAACAGGGCCGCACTCCTGA
- a CDS encoding adenylate kinase translates to MRLIIIGPPGAGKGTQAERITQRHEIPHISTGDIFRANIKNETELGKQVKSILDAGGYVSDDLTNAIVADRLKQDDAQNGFLLDGYPRTPAQVQALDEMLAAEGKKIDAVLELEVDDEELIARLLKRAQTSGRTDDTEDVIRDRQAIYVRETQPLTTLYRERDLLVAVDGEGEMDEVTERIEGALAKVAQ, encoded by the coding sequence ATGCGACTGATCATCATCGGCCCGCCCGGCGCCGGCAAAGGCACGCAGGCCGAGCGCATCACGCAGCGCCACGAGATCCCGCACATCTCGACCGGTGACATCTTCCGCGCCAACATCAAGAACGAGACCGAACTCGGCAAGCAGGTGAAGTCGATCCTGGACGCCGGTGGTTACGTATCCGACGACCTCACCAACGCCATCGTGGCCGACCGCCTGAAGCAGGACGACGCGCAGAACGGCTTTCTGCTCGACGGTTACCCGCGCACGCCGGCCCAGGTCCAGGCGCTGGACGAGATGCTCGCCGCCGAGGGCAAGAAGATCGACGCCGTGCTCGAGCTCGAGGTCGACGACGAGGAACTCATCGCCCGTCTGCTCAAGCGTGCCCAGACCTCCGGCCGCACCGACGACACCGAGGACGTCATCCGCGACCGTCAGGCGATCTACGTCCGGGAGACGCAGCCGCTGACCACGCTCTACCGCGAGCGCGACCTGCTGGTCGCCGTCGACGGCGAGGGTGAGATGGACGAGGTCACCGAGCGCATCGAAGGCGCGTTGGCGAAGGTGGCGCAGTAA
- the map gene encoding type I methionyl aminopeptidase, whose product MFGLGKEKLPVKTPEQLRLMRKAGLVVGQCLQEVRAAAVDGISTGDLDALAEAFIRAQGATPSFLGYQGFPGSLCISVNEEVVHGIPGERLLNNGDLVSIDCGAIVEGWHGDSAISLIVGGDLHARPQDVALSKATHDSMWAGIGGLRSGRGIYELGGDIQDSIEASQQAMNADGLEVAFEIVDGYTGHGIGREMHMEPTVYNERVKAKGPQIRAGATVAIEPMVTLGTYETHELGDDWTVVTEDGSRAAHWEHTVALTDDGLWVLTSLDGGRAELEARGLPFGPLAD is encoded by the coding sequence ATGTTCGGACTCGGCAAGGAGAAGCTGCCGGTCAAGACGCCGGAGCAGCTGCGGCTCATGCGCAAGGCCGGCCTCGTGGTGGGGCAGTGCCTGCAGGAGGTGCGGGCCGCGGCGGTCGACGGCATCAGCACCGGCGACCTCGACGCGCTCGCCGAAGCGTTCATCCGTGCGCAGGGTGCGACGCCGTCCTTCCTGGGATACCAGGGCTTCCCGGGTTCGCTGTGCATCTCGGTGAACGAGGAAGTCGTGCACGGCATCCCGGGTGAGCGGCTGTTGAACAACGGCGACCTGGTCTCCATCGATTGCGGCGCGATCGTCGAGGGTTGGCACGGCGACTCGGCGATCTCCTTGATCGTCGGCGGTGACCTGCACGCCCGGCCGCAGGACGTCGCGCTCTCGAAGGCGACGCACGACTCGATGTGGGCGGGCATCGGCGGGTTGCGTTCCGGCCGCGGCATCTACGAACTCGGCGGCGACATCCAGGACTCCATCGAAGCCTCGCAGCAGGCGATGAACGCCGACGGGCTCGAGGTCGCGTTCGAGATCGTCGACGGTTACACCGGCCACGGCATCGGCCGTGAGATGCACATGGAGCCGACGGTCTACAACGAGCGCGTGAAGGCCAAGGGCCCGCAGATCCGCGCCGGCGCGACAGTCGCGATCGAGCCGATGGTGACGCTCGGCACCTACGAGACCCACGAGTTGGGCGACGACTGGACGGTCGTCACCGAGGACGGATCGCGGGCGGCGCACTGGGAGCACACGGTAGCGCTGACCGACGACGGTCTGTGGGTGCTGACTTCTCTGGACGGTGGACGAGCCGAACTGGAAGCCCGCGGCCTGCCCTTCGGCCCGCTCGCCGACTGA
- a CDS encoding TOBE domain-containing protein, whose protein sequence is MPQIRIKDAAAFLGVSDDTVRRLVDNGSLPATTDASNRKVIDGRVLAQFAKEHPSGAMADPSSVGRSARNRFVGIVTEVMMDKVMAQVELQCGPFRVVSLMSSEAARELGLEPGSVAVAVVKSTNVIVETAGGIS, encoded by the coding sequence ATGCCGCAGATACGGATCAAGGACGCCGCTGCGTTCCTCGGGGTCAGTGATGACACGGTCCGCCGGCTGGTCGACAACGGCAGCCTCCCGGCAACGACGGACGCCAGCAATCGCAAGGTGATCGACGGACGCGTCCTCGCACAGTTCGCCAAGGAGCACCCGTCCGGCGCCATGGCCGACCCGTCGTCCGTCGGACGTTCGGCGCGCAACAGGTTCGTCGGCATCGTGACCGAGGTCATGATGGACAAGGTGATGGCGCAGGTCGAACTGCAGTGCGGACCCTTCCGCGTCGTGTCGCTCATGTCGAGCGAGGCCGCCCGCGAACTCGGCCTCGAACCCGGTTCGGTCGCGGTCGCCGTCGTGAAGTCGACCAATGTCATCGTCGAGACCGCCGGGGGCATCTCGTGA
- the modA gene encoding molybdate ABC transporter substrate-binding protein: MAAGTTGCSGDEPDAKVLRVYAAASLKQAFTEIGATFEEKNPGVTVEFNFAGSSDLATQLKQGAPADVFASADPANMKKVADDGLLAGGSTVFASNILQIAVPPRNPRKINSLADLTGSGIKVVVCAPQVPCGSATLKVLRAASLTLKPVSEESSVTDVLNKVVTGEADAGLVYHSDVRGAAGKVEGIDFEQSTAARNKYPIAVLRASEQSDLAKAFIGAVAAPKGQSVLGHAGFQQAFRVE; this comes from the coding sequence GTGGCCGCTGGTACCACCGGCTGCTCCGGCGACGAACCGGACGCGAAGGTCCTGCGGGTCTACGCGGCGGCCTCGCTGAAACAGGCCTTCACCGAGATCGGCGCGACCTTCGAGGAGAAGAACCCCGGCGTGACGGTGGAGTTCAACTTCGCCGGGTCCTCCGACCTCGCCACTCAGTTGAAACAGGGCGCGCCGGCCGACGTCTTCGCATCGGCAGATCCAGCGAACATGAAGAAGGTCGCGGACGACGGACTGCTGGCCGGCGGCTCCACGGTGTTCGCCTCGAACATCCTGCAGATCGCGGTGCCGCCGAGGAACCCGAGGAAGATCAACTCACTCGCCGACCTCACCGGGAGCGGCATCAAGGTCGTGGTCTGCGCGCCGCAGGTGCCGTGTGGTTCAGCGACCCTGAAGGTGCTGCGTGCCGCGAGCCTCACCCTGAAACCGGTGAGCGAGGAGTCGTCGGTCACCGACGTGCTGAACAAGGTCGTCACCGGCGAGGCGGACGCCGGCCTCGTCTACCACTCCGATGTCAGGGGCGCGGCGGGCAAGGTCGAGGGCATCGACTTCGAGCAGTCGACGGCGGCGCGTAACAAGTACCCGATCGCCGTCCTCCGCGCGAGCGAGCAGTCCGATCTGGCGAAGGCATTCATCGGTGCGGTTGCCGCGCCGAAGGGGCAGAGTGTCCTGGGGCACGCCGGCTTCCAGCAAGCGTTCCGGGTCGAGTGA
- a CDS encoding ABC transporter permease — MRTTRRSDYTGLPRWVYAPAALGAVFVLLPLVAMIAKVDWARFPGLVTSDASRDALVLSLRTSSASTVLCLILGAPMAMVLARNSFPGQRVVRSLVLLPLVLPPVVGGIALLYTFGRRGLLGSTLDVLGVQIAFSTTAVVLAQTFVALPFLVLSLEGTLRSVGQRYEQVASTLGGTPTFVLIRVTLPLVLPGVLSAAVLAFARSLGEFGATLTFAGSLQGVTRTLPLEIYLQRESDADAAVALSLVLVVVAVLVVALAQGRRDR, encoded by the coding sequence GTGCGCACAACGCGGCGATCGGACTACACCGGCCTGCCGCGGTGGGTCTACGCACCCGCGGCCCTGGGGGCGGTGTTCGTGCTGCTGCCGCTGGTCGCGATGATTGCGAAGGTCGACTGGGCGCGTTTCCCCGGACTGGTCACCTCGGATGCGTCGCGGGACGCTCTCGTCCTCAGCCTGAGGACCTCGAGCGCCTCCACCGTCCTTTGTCTGATTCTCGGCGCCCCCATGGCAATGGTGTTGGCGCGCAACAGTTTTCCCGGACAACGTGTCGTTCGATCGCTGGTGCTCCTACCCCTCGTACTGCCGCCGGTGGTCGGCGGTATCGCGCTGCTCTACACGTTCGGGCGACGCGGTCTGCTGGGCAGCACGCTCGACGTCCTGGGCGTACAGATCGCGTTCTCGACGACCGCAGTCGTCCTCGCCCAGACCTTCGTGGCGCTGCCCTTCCTCGTGCTCAGCCTCGAAGGCACGTTGCGCAGCGTCGGTCAGCGTTACGAACAGGTGGCTTCCACACTCGGCGGCACGCCGACCTTCGTGCTCATCCGGGTGACGCTGCCGCTGGTGCTGCCCGGGGTGTTGTCCGCAGCGGTGCTCGCGTTCGCCCGCTCGCTCGGTGAGTTCGGGGCAACCCTGACCTTCGCCGGCAGCCTGCAGGGAGTCACCCGCACCCTGCCATTGGAGATCTACCTGCAACGTGAGTCGGACGCCGACGCCGCGGTCGCGCTCTCCCTCGTCCTGGTCGTGGTCGCGGTGCTCGTCGTCGCACTGGCGCAGGGCAGGCGGGACCGATGA
- a CDS encoding sulfate/molybdate ABC transporter ATP-binding protein, with product MTGALSLRASHETRGLDVALEVKPGEHVAILGPNGAGKSTVLSLIAGLLRPDTGRAVLDDRTLFDERTFVPPHARGVTLLAQDPLLFPHLSVLDNVAFGPRASGATAKQARATAETFLDEVDASEFVDRRPAQLSGGQAQRVAIARALAARPSLLLLDEPMAALDVAAAPLLRRVLKRVLADRSALIVTHDVLDALLLSDRLIVLDHGRIVEDGPTQDVIARPRTPFTARIAGLNLINGTAASGTHLVDAHGVDVSGAPTEQLATGESALAVFSPNAVAVYETPPHGSPRNTFEVTVVELEPRDAQVRVRAHDRAGHTLLADLTASSVGELDLYPGKRAFYSVKATAVTIYPS from the coding sequence ATGACCGGGGCTCTGTCGCTGCGGGCATCCCACGAAACCAGAGGGCTCGACGTCGCGCTCGAGGTGAAGCCGGGGGAGCACGTCGCGATCCTCGGCCCGAACGGCGCCGGCAAGTCGACGGTGCTGTCGCTTATCGCCGGGCTGTTGCGTCCCGACACCGGCCGCGCCGTCCTCGACGATCGCACGCTCTTCGACGAGAGGACCTTCGTGCCGCCGCACGCCCGCGGGGTCACCCTGCTGGCCCAGGATCCGTTGCTGTTCCCGCACCTGTCGGTGCTCGACAACGTCGCCTTCGGCCCACGGGCGTCGGGCGCGACGGCGAAGCAGGCACGCGCCACCGCCGAGACCTTCCTCGACGAGGTCGACGCGTCCGAGTTCGTCGACCGCAGGCCGGCGCAGCTTTCCGGTGGGCAGGCGCAACGGGTCGCGATCGCGCGGGCGCTCGCCGCAAGACCGTCATTGCTGCTGCTCGACGAACCGATGGCGGCCCTCGACGTCGCAGCCGCCCCGTTGTTACGTCGCGTTCTCAAGCGGGTGCTCGCCGACAGGTCCGCGCTGATCGTGACCCACGACGTCCTCGACGCCTTGCTGCTGTCCGACCGGCTGATCGTGCTGGACCACGGACGAATCGTCGAGGACGGCCCCACCCAGGACGTCATCGCCCGCCCGCGTACTCCGTTCACCGCTCGTATCGCCGGACTCAACCTGATCAACGGCACCGCAGCGTCCGGAACCCACCTGGTCGATGCGCACGGTGTCGACGTCTCCGGGGCACCGACCGAGCAGCTCGCGACGGGGGAGTCGGCGCTCGCGGTCTTCAGCCCGAACGCCGTCGCCGTGTACGAGACGCCGCCGCACGGCAGTCCGCGCAACACCTTCGAGGTCACCGTCGTCGAGCTCGAACCGCGGGATGCGCAGGTGCGGGTACGCGCGCACGACCGCGCCGGACACACCCTGCTCGCCGACCTGACCGCGTCCTCGGTGGGGGAGTTGGACCTGTACCCGGGCAAGCGCGCCTTCTACTCGGTGAAGGCGACGGCCGTGACGATTTATCCGTCCTGA
- the infA gene encoding translation initiation factor IF-1: MAKKDGVIEIEGTIVEALPNAMFRVELTNGHKVLAHISGKMRQHYIRILPEDRVVVELSPYDLTRGRIVFRYR, encoded by the coding sequence ATGGCCAAGAAGGACGGTGTCATCGAGATCGAGGGCACGATCGTCGAAGCTCTCCCGAACGCAATGTTCCGGGTGGAGCTCACGAACGGTCACAAGGTGCTCGCACACATCTCGGGAAAGATGCGTCAGCACTACATCAGGATCCTCCCCGAGGACCGTGTTGTGGTCGAGCTTTCCCCGTATGACCTGACCCGCGGCCGCATCGTCTTCCGCTACCGCTGA
- the rpmJ gene encoding 50S ribosomal protein L36, whose protein sequence is MKVQPSVKKICDKCKVIRRNGRVMVICENARHKQRQG, encoded by the coding sequence ATGAAGGTCCAGCCGAGCGTCAAGAAGATCTGCGACAAGTGCAAGGTGATCCGCCGTAACGGCCGGGTCATGGTCATCTGCGAGAACGCTCGCCACAAGCAGCGCCAGGGCTGA
- the rpsM gene encoding 30S ribosomal protein S13, protein MARLIGVDLPRDKRVEVGLTYIYGVGKTRAAEALAATGVNPDTRVRDLSEEELVKLRDNLEQYRLEGDLRREVAADIRRKVEIGSYQGLRHRRGLPVHGQRTKTNARTRKGPKKTVAGKKKAK, encoded by the coding sequence ATGGCACGACTCATCGGTGTCGACCTGCCGCGCGACAAGCGCGTCGAGGTCGGCCTCACGTACATCTACGGTGTGGGCAAGACCCGCGCCGCCGAGGCGCTCGCCGCCACGGGCGTGAACCCGGACACCCGGGTTCGCGACCTCAGCGAAGAGGAACTCGTCAAGCTTCGCGACAACCTGGAGCAGTACCGCCTCGAAGGCGACCTGCGACGTGAGGTTGCCGCGGACATCCGCCGCAAGGTGGAGATCGGTTCCTACCAGGGCCTGCGCCACCGCCGTGGCCTGCCGGTCCACGGCCAGCGCACGAAGACCAACGCTCGTACTCGCAAGGGTCCGAAGAAGACG